Genomic window (Bacillus vallismortis):
GCTTCTTCATATGCACTAAACAATGGTAATCCCCTCTTTTATAAGACAAGGCGGTTTCTCATTAGCCCTTCAGCTCAGCCATTCGTTTTTGAACAGCGTCACGCTTTGCCACATAATCTTTTTCTTTTTCACGCTCTTCATCAATTACGTGCGCAGGCGCTTTTTTCATAAATCCTTCATTTCCAAGTTTCTTTTGGACGCGCTCGACTTCTTTTGTCAGCTTATCGAATTCTTTTTGCAGACGAGCAATTTCTTCATCAATATTAATTAAGCCTTCAAGCGGAAGAATAACCTCTGCTCCTGAAACAACAGCCGTCATCGCCTTATCAACGGCCTCGATATCCTTGCCGATTTTAAGTACGCTCGGATTCGTAAAGCGTTCAACGTATGAACGGTTCGCTTCAAGACGGGCTGCTATTTCGTCTGTGCTTGTTTTAATATACAGTTCAACCTGCTTGCTCATTGGCGTATTGACTTCACTGCGGATATTGCGCACAGAACGAATCAGCTCAACAAGAAGCTTCATGTCAGCTGCCGCTTCAGTATCGGTATGCTCCGGTACTGCAACAGGCCATTGGCTTACTGTAATGGATTCGCCTTGGTGAGGAAGGTGCTGCCAAATTTCCTCCGTTAAGAACGGCATAAACGGATGGAGCAGGCGCATCGTTTGATCCAGTACGTAAGCAAGGATGGAACGGGTTGTTTTCTTAGCCGCTTCGTCTTCTCCGTAAAGAGGAAGCTTCGCCATTTCAATATACCAATCACAGAAATCGTCCCAAATAAAGTTGTATAAATGGCGGCCGACTTCACCGAATTCATATCGATCAGCAAGCTGCGTCACGTGCTCGATCGTTTCATTTAATCGCGTTAAAATCCACTTGTCAGCAACTGATTTTTCGCCTGACAGATCAAGCTCATCGTATGTCATGCCATCCATGTTCATTAATGCAAAACGGGAGGCATTCCAAATTTTATTGGCAAAATTCCAAGTCGATTCCACTTTTTCATAGCTGAAGCGCAGATCCTGGCCAGGAGAGCTTCCAGTCGCAAGGAAATAACGCAGAGAATCGGCTCCGTACTTGTCAATGACATCCATCGGATCGACACCGTTGCCAAGAGATTTACTCATTTTCCGGCCTTGCTCGTCACGGATTAAGCCGTGGATTAAAACATCTTTGAACGGGCGCTCGCCTGTAAATTCAATGCCTTGGAAAATCATGCGTGACACCCAGAAGAAAATGATATCGTACCCTGTCACGAGAACGTCTGTCGGGTAGTAGCGTTTAAAGTCTTCAGCTGTTACATCAGGCCAGCCCATCGTGGAGAAAGGCCAGAGCGCAGAACTGAACCATGTATCCAGTACGTCTGTATCCTGTTCCCAATTTTCGCTGTCCTCAGGCGCTTCAAGCCCGACATATAACTCGCCCGTTTCTTTATGATACCAAGCCGGAATGCGGTGGCCCCACCACAGCTGACGGGAAATACACCAGTCGCGGATATTTTCCATCCAGTGTAAATACGTTTTTTCGAAACGGTCAGGCACAAAGTTGACTTTCTCGTCTTTCTTTTGCAGCTCAATCGCTTCATCAGCAAGCGGCTGCATGCGCACAAACCATTGTGTAGAAAGATATGGCTCAACAACAACCCCGCTTCGTTCACTATGGCCGACAGAGTGCATATGATCCTCGATTTTGAAGAGAACTCCTGCCTCCTGTAAATCTTTTACGAGCTTTTTGCGGCATTCAAAACGATCCATACCTTGATATTGCAAAGCATTTTCATTCATCGTTCCGTCTTCATTCATGACAAGAATGCGTTCTAAATTGTGGCGGTTGCCAAGCTCGAAATCGTTCGGATCATGAGCAGGCGTAATTTTCACAGCACCTGAACCAAACTCCATATCAACGTAGTCATCACCGACAATCGGGATTTCACGATTTGCAATTGGCAGGATCACCGTTTTTCCGATCAGGTGCTTATAGCGCTCATCTTCAGGGTGAACGGCAACGGCTGTATCACCGAGCATCGTTTCAGGACGTGTCGTCGCAATTTCAATTGAGCCTGAACCGTCAGCGAGCGGATAGCTCATATGGTAGAACGCGCCCTGAACATCCTTGTAAATGACCTCAATGTCGGATAGGGCTGTTTTTGTCGCAGGGTCCCAGTTAATAATATATTCGCCTCTGTAGATCAAGCCTTTTTTATAAAGCTTAACGAAAACTTCACGAACCGCTTTGCTTAGGCCTTCATCCAGCGTGAAACGTTCACGGGAATAATCAAGGCCAAGGCCTAATTTCGCCCACTGGCTGCGAATAAAGTCAGCATACTCTTCCTTCCACTTCCACGTTTCTTCGAGGAATTTCTCGCGGCCCAAATCGTAGCGGGATGTGCCTTCTTCACGAAGTTTCGCTTCCACTTTAGCCTGTGTCGCGATGCCGGCATGGTCCATACCCGGAAGCCACAGCACATCATAGCCCTGCATGCGTTTCATTCTTGTTACAATGTCTTGCAGCGTTGTGTCCCACGCGTGGCCAAGGTGAAGTCTTCCTGTTACGTTCGGCGGCGGAATGACAACAGAATACGGCTCTTTTGTCTGGTCACTGCCCGCTTCAAAAAATTTGCCTTTCAGCCAAAAATCATATCGGTCTTTTTCAATCGCTGCCGGATCGTATTTCGTCGGCATTGTTTGTTCATTCGTTTCCATGATAACCCTCCAGCATGTTTAAAAATGACTGAGAACGAAAAAAGAGCTCTTCATCCCTATAAAAGGACGAAAAGCTCTTTCGCGGTACCACCTTTTTTCATGAACTCTAATCAGTTCATGCACTTACAACGGATAACGGGTGTTTCCCGAATTTCTCTACTCTTCTTTCAAGAAATTATGCTCCCGGGCGACCTTCCAATCAGACAACATAAGAAGCCTTTCAGCAAACGGCTTCTCTCTCTGCATGCGCCTTTTTTGTACTCTTCCCGTTCTAAGCAGGTGTATTTATCAGCTCATTATATACATTATTTATGTTCTTTATTATAGTAAAAGTGTTTTTGATTCGTCAATCATCTTTTCCAAAAACGCCGCTTTATATACAGATAGGCAGGCACCTATTGCCCAAGTTTACATATGATGCTTGTAAATGCGTAGAGGAGGATGCACCGTGAAGAAACGTTTCAGCTCTTATTCGCTGCCGCCGTGGGTCAAACAAATTCGGCTTGTATCCACGCAAGTGATTATACCCATTACAATTTTTCAAGGAATCAGAACCATTTTCTTTCCGACAACCTTTGATGTTTTGCTGCTCGCAATCCTAATCTTTTTAGCTTGCGCCCTTCATTTAGAATGGATATAAACAAACAAGTCCGCGCCATTAAGACGTGGACTCGTTTTCAGCCTGGAATTTTTTCTCTTGTTCAATCTGATGAATCTTCATCACAAAAGGCTCTATATTTTTCATTTGCCAGTAAGCCTTTAATAATTGTGTACATTCATCTTTTTCAAGTTGCCTTTTCCCTGTTTGATAACGGTTGAGCACCTTGTACATGGCTGCCGGGTATGCCATATAGCTAAGAAAAAGGCTGACTTCCGCTTCACGCAAAGGGAATGATTTCGTATATGCATAAAACCATTCGACGCATTCCGGACAAGCTTTTGGAAAGCCCCTGAACATTTTTGTATAAAAACCGAGCAAATCGTTTTGCGGCGGGCCGACAGACGCTCTTTCAAAGTTTGTCAAATACCCTGTCCCGGCATCATTATATAGAAAATGGTGAATAGACAGACTGCCGTGGTTCATGACAACCCTTGAGACACCCTTTTCTTTAGCCGACTCATACCAGTCCTCTATCCGCTCCAGTGCAAAGTTCACCGCGGAAATGGTTTCTGAAAAATAGGTTGCGGCCTGCAGTTCAAAAGGGGAAAGGTACCATTCCTTCTCAGCTCTGTCTACAAACTGTTCATAGAAAATTTTATCATGTTCCCACTTTTTTTTCGTTTGTCCGTAATAACGTTCAATATCATCACGTCTGACCTTCATTTCCTGCGCGGTTCTCTCGTGAAGACGGGCTGTTTCTCTAAATAAATAATCATGTTTCTGATCCCGTTCTTCCTCCTGGTCAAATTGAAGCCAAGGCATTAAATAATAGGAATCTCCTGATTGTAAGCCGGCTGAGAAAAACTCTCCGCTATTTGTTCTGTAAACGGGTACAAATGAACGAAAACCTTTTTCCTCTATCGCCACCATGTGATCTGTAAACTGTTTGCCGCAAACCGATTTCAATTTTTTCAGGGCAAATACGCCGTAGTCTGTATACACTTTCCACACAAGAGGACTGACAGGCTCAATAAATTGAGCAGTCAGTCCGTACTCCTGAAGAACCGATTGGGTATCTTCCATTCCATTCACCACATTTTCCGATCGCTTACGGCTTACGCATGGCTGTTGTTATATTGCGGAATATAGAGGATCTGTCCTGCTTTCAATTCATCGTCCAAGGCTAATGAATTCATTCTGATCAGCTGCTGGGAAGTAATTTCATACCGTTCGCATAAACGTTCGATCGTATCTTCCTGCTGAACAATGCATATTTTCATTCTCGAAAACTCATCCTCTTCTCTCGTAAAGAGTTTTGTTAAATAAAGAGAATTATCACTTTCCTTTGTTTGAGGTTCCTTTGTTTTAGCAGCAGGAGCAACTTTAGGAACATCATCCGCTTCCTTCCTTTCTGTCTCAGAGGTCTCAGGCAGCTGGAAGGAATGAAAAGGTGTTTCTTTCTCAGGCTCTTCAGCCGGAGGTGTTTTTCTCACTTCAATTTCAAAGCTTTCTTCCTCTTGTTCTTCCTTTTCCAGCAGTTTTGGCGCTGAATAAAAAGAATCTTCCTCTTCTTGTTCGGACAGGAAGGTACGGTATACTGGTGTAAGCTCTTCTCGAGGTGTCTCCTCCGAGCTGGCTTTTTGATTGAAATGAAGGTGTAAAACGGATTCGTCATTCTCCACATATGCAGCTGACGCTGGTTCCTTTGTTCTGCTTTCTTCTATGGACAGAACGGTCTCAGACACAGCCTCCGGAGCTTTTTCCGTTTCTTGACGAAGTGCAGGTTCAGTGTACTCCGCTTGATCTGCTTTTTCCGTTTCTTGACGAAGTGCGGGCTCAGCATGCTCCGCTTGGTCTGCTTTTTCCGTTTCTTGACGAAGTGCGGGCTCAGCGTGCTCCGCTTGGTCTGCTTCTTCCGGTTCTTGACGAAGTGCAGACTCGTCGTGCTCCGCTTGATCTGCTTTTTCCGTTTCTTGACGAAGTTCAGGTTCAGTGTACTCCGGTTGGTCTGCTTCTTCCGGTTCTTGACGAAGTGCGGGCTCAGCGTACTCCGCTTGATCTGCTTCTTCCGGTTCTTGACGAAGTGCGGGCTCAGCGTACTCCGCTTGATCTGCTTCTTCCGGTTCTTGACGGAGTGCGGGCTCAGCGTGCTCCGGTTGGTCTGCTTCTTCCGGTTCTTGACGGAGTGCGGGCTCAGCGTGCTCCGGTTGGTCTGCTATTTCATTTTGAGCCTCTTGACGCAACGCATATTCAAGAATAGGAGCCACTGGTGTTTCTGCTTTTTCCTCAGCAATCACAGTCTCTTTATGTTGCTCAGCTTGCAAAGCCGGTGATTCTTCCGCTCCAGAATTTTCACGAAGCTGAGCCTCCGCTGGAGAGACCGCTTCTTCACGAACATCTGCTATTGCAGCTGCTGGCTCTGGCGTTTCTTTTTTGGCATTAACACTCTCTTGAACCTCTTTTCCCGATGCATCAGATTCTGGCTCAGCTTCTTCTGTTTCCAATTCCGCACGAGTCGCTGCTTCCGGCACTGCAAGCTCTGGATCGTCTTTCCCTTTCACAACTTCTCGCGCCTCTGGTTCTAAAGCAACTGATTCCGTCGGTGCAGATTCTGCTTTTTCTGTTTCCAGCTCTTCACGGAGCCCCGCTTTCGAGACAAAAAGTTCTGGCGGTTCGGCTAGCGGTTCATCCTTTACAACTGCTTCCCCTGTCGGAGGTGCATCCGTTTCTAATACACTTTGAATCGGCGGTTCAGAAAGCTCTTCCTCCCTGAATGCCGCAGGAGCTTCATATAGAGGAATCTCCGGCTCTTTATCTGCCGTATCATCCAAAAGCCCTTCGATCGCTAAATCAGCCTGAATCGTTAAAATGCGCGAATCCGTTAATTGATAGTCAAATGCGTCAATAAAGACGAAGACATCCTGTAAATGGCTCACTTTATTTTTAGGAATGGTAATATCCACAGGAAAACAGTGAGTCAGTTCCGCGCTCCCATCCTCTCTCTTTCTGACTTCTTCAACAAACCGCTTATCGGTATAAAACTCTTCGGTATGTTTGTTTTGATCTATGTTGTACTCACCTGTAAGTTCAAGCGATCCTCTGATTGATACATAATCATTGACTTCCTGAACCCTAATGTCAGGATCTAATGAAATAGAAAGCAGTTCAGAAACTTCCTGTCCTTTTTGGAAATAGATCGATTCTTCTACAGAAAATTGCAATCGATGATTTTGCGGCAAGTTCATATCCTCCTTTCATCTAATCCTTAAAATTAGATGTCACTAAAGGTGTATGTATGAACTGGGGGAAATATGAGTGGGCGAGCACAGAAAAAAACCGGTACAAGGATGTCCTTGATACCGATTTTCACTCTTATCCGCGGCTGATCTCAGCGAATACTTTCTCAGCTGCCTCGATTGTTTTTTCAATATCTTCACCAGTATGGGCCGTTGAGAGGAAAAGACCTTCAAATTGTGAAGGCGGAAGAAATACACCTGCATTTGCCATCCCTTTATAATAGTTAGCAAACAGCTTCAAATCAGATGATTTGGCTGTTTCATAATTGATAACAGGTTCGTTTGTAAAGAAGAAACCGATCATTGAACCTGCGCGGTTAAAGGTATGCGGAATGCCATGAGCCTCGGCGGCTTTAGAAATGCCTTCTTCCAGCCTGTCGCCTTTTTTGATGAAATTCTTGTAGGATTCAGGTGTCAGCTGCTTCAATGTTTCTAAGCCAGCCGTCATCGCAAGCGGGTTGCCTGACAATGTGCCGGCCTGATAAATCGGACCGCTCGGAGCGATCTGCTCCATGATTTCAGCCTTGCCGCCATAAGCGCCGACAGGAAGCCCGCCCCCGATCACTTTTCCTAAACAAGTCAGATCAGGCGTTACCCCAAAATAACCTTGAGCACAGTTATAATCAACCCGGAAGCCTGTCATCACTTCATCAAAAATCAGCAGGGAACCATATTCCTCAGTGATATCACGCAGACCCTGCAGGAAACCTTCTTGCGGCGGAACAACTCCCATATTTCCGGCAACCGGCTCAACGATAACACCTGCAATGTCTTCACCGAATTGCTGGAAAGCAAGCTTTACACTTTCTAAATCATTGTACGGGACAGTAACGGTGTTTTTCGCAATGCCTTCAGGCACACCAGGGCTGTCAGGCAGACCGAGAGTGGCCACTCCTGAACCCGCTTTAATCAAGAGGGAATCGCCGTGTCCGTGGTAGCAGCCCTCAAATTTCACAATCTTGTTGCGGCCCGTATAGCCTCTTGCCAAACGGAGAGCGCTCATTGTGGCCTCCGTTCCGGAGCTGACCATTCGCACAATTTCTACAGATGGCACACGATCAATAACGAGCTTTGCCAGTTCATTTTCAACTTCAGTCGGAGCACCGAAGCTTGTCCCGTATTCAGCCACTTTTTTGAGGCTCTCTACGACGCGGTCATTTGTATGGCCTAAAATTAAAGGCCCCCATGACAAAACGTAATCAATATATTCATTTCCGTCAATATCGAAGATTTTTGAGCCTTTTCCGCGCTCCATAAAAATCGGGTCCATGTCTACCGATTTAAATGCGCGAACAGGACTGTTCACACCGCCCGGCATGAGTTTTTGCGCTTCTTTAAAAGCCGCTTTAGATTTTTCATAGCTTCTCATCTGCCTCAACTCCTGTCAACTGAATAAAATTACTCCGCAAGCCATTTCGCTGCGTCTTTCGCATGATACGTAATAATCAGATCGGCGCCTGCACGCTTCATGCTTGTTAAAATTTCTAACACAATTTCTTTTTCTTTGATCCAGCCGTGCTGCGCTGCAGCCTTCACCATTGAATACTCTCCGCTTACATTATAAGCGACGAGCGGCAAAGTAAATTCATTTTTCACATCACGCATGATATCCATATATGAAAGCGAAGGTTTGACAATCAAAAAGTCCGCGCCTTCCTCGACATCTGATTGTGCTTCGCGAAGGGCTTCCATACGATTGGCAGGATCCATCTGATATGTTTTGCGGTCTCCAAATTGCGGCGTGCTGTTTGCTGCATCACGGAACGGGCCGTAAAACTCACTTGAATATTTCACGGCGTAAGACATAATCGGAATATTGACAAACCCTTCTTTATCAAGCGCTTCTCTGATAACCGTAACAAATCCGTCCATCATGTTTGACGGCGCAATGATATCCGCACCTGCTTTCGCTTGACTGACAGCTGTCTGCGCCAAAAGTTCCAGCGATTCATCATTGAGGATGACCCCGTCTTTGACAAGTCCGCAATGGCCGTGATCTGTATATTCACATAAGCATGTATCAGCGACAACAACCATCTCAGGGAAGTGTTTTTTAATTTCTGTGATGGCTTCTTGGACGATGCCGTGATCATGGTACGCTTGTGTACCGCAATCATCTTTTTCTTCTGGGATGCCGAACACGATAACAGATTGGATGCCCAGTTTGACCAGCTCTGCCACTTCATCCTTCAATACATCCAATGATACATGGTAAACATCAGGCATTGACGGAACAGCTTTTTCACCTTCGAGCCCTTCAACGACAAAAATCGGATAAATAAAATCGGATGGATGCAAGCGTGTTTCCTTTACCATCTCTCTCATTGCTTTTGAAGACCGCAGGCGGCGGTGCCTGTTAAATGATTGACTCATATTCTCTCTTCCTCTCTTGACATGCTGCACATTAACTCAAGCATGCCATCTATTGTAAATGTATCAGGCGTATGCGATGTGATGCCGTACGTCATCAGGGCGTCCCTTGTTAAAGGTCCGATGCTGATACAGGCCGTCCTGTTCATCTGCCACTTTTTCAATTCTTCTTTTAAGACATGCATAAACGTATGTACGGTTGATGAACTCGTAAAAGTCACATAATCAAATGAGTATTGACTCGCAGCCTCTTTCAGTGCCTTGATGCCTTCTTCATCCGGAATCGTTTCGTAGACAACCCATTCCTTCACTTCAAAACCAAGCGGGATAAGCTCTTTTTTCACCACATCACGTGACAAATTACCTTTAATCACAGTAATCCGTTCCTCGGGTTCAGCGTGCTGCTTAAGGGTCTCTGCCAATTGTTCAGCGATATAATCCTTAGGCATCACATCAACCGATACGTTATGCGTTTCCAACCGGCGGGCCGTTTTTTCACCGACTGCCGCAATTTTTTTATGCGCAGGAAGAATAAGCTGATTTTCCTTTAGGTAAGAAAAAAAGAAGTCCGCTCCGTTCACGCTTGTAAAAACAAGCCAGCCAGGCGCGGCAAGATCCTCTTTCACCTGTTTCGCAACATCGTTTGGCAAAGCGCGGCGAAACGTAATTAAAGAGGTCAAAACCGCTTTTCCGCCAAGTGCCTCCACTTTTTGCTGAAACGATTTTGCCTGCGCCTTATTCCGGGTGACTAGCACTGTTTTTCCCTTCAGCGGAAAATCATTTTTCATCCTCATCAAGCTCCTGTTTTACACGATCAATTAATTCTTTGGCTCCTTTGGCAGCCATAAGAGCGGCACAGCGTTTTCCGACTTCTTCCGGATCGTTTCCTGTAACGGTTTCTTTATAAATGATTTTGCCGTCCGGAGAAGCAACAAGACCTGTCAATTCAATTTCATCCTGCTCGTTTAAGACGGAGTAGCCTGCGATCGGAACCTGGCAGCCGCCCTCCAACGCGTTTAAATAAGCACGTTCCGCCAACACAGTCCGTTTTGTATATTCATCTGTAAACTGTGAAAACAATGCCAATAGTTCGTCATCCGTTTCTCGGCACTCAATCGCCAGTGCCCCCTGGCCCACTGCAGGCAAGCAGCGTCCAGGCTCGAGGAATTCGGTTACAACATCTTGCTTCCAGCCCATTCTGGAAAGTCCGGCAGCGGCTAATATAATCGCATCATAATCCTCAGTTTCCAGCTTTTGAAGTCTCGTATCTATATTACCTCTAATCCATTTAATTGTAATGTCAGGACGCTCAATCAAAAGCTGCGCGCTTCTTCTTAAACTGCTCGTGCCGATGACAGCGCCTTCCTTCATTTCTGA
Coding sequences:
- the cotN gene encoding spore coat protein CotN; protein product: MEDTQSVLQEYGLTAQFIEPVSPLVWKVYTDYGVFALKKLKSVCGKQFTDHMVAIEEKGFRSFVPVYRTNSGEFFSAGLQSGDSYYLMPWLQFDQEEERDQKHDYLFRETARLHERTAQEMKVRRDDIERYYGQTKKKWEHDKIFYEQFVDRAEKEWYLSPFELQAATYFSETISAVNFALERIEDWYESAKEKGVSRVVMNHGSLSIHHFLYNDAGTGYLTNFERASVGPPQNDLLGFYTKMFRGFPKACPECVEWFYAYTKSFPLREAEVSLFLSYMAYPAAMYKVLNRYQTGKRQLEKDECTQLLKAYWQMKNIEPFVMKIHQIEQEKKFQAENESTS
- the hemD gene encoding uroporphyrinogen-III synthase, coding for MKNDFPLKGKTVLVTRNKAQAKSFQQKVEALGGKAVLTSLITFRRALPNDVAKQVKEDLAAPGWLVFTSVNGADFFFSYLKENQLILPAHKKIAAVGEKTARRLETHNVSVDVMPKDYIAEQLAETLKQHAEPEERITVIKGNLSRDVVKKELIPLGFEVKEWVVYETIPDEEGIKALKEAASQYSFDYVTFTSSSTVHTFMHVLKEELKKWQMNRTACISIGPLTRDALMTYGITSHTPDTFTIDGMLELMCSMSREEERI
- the hemL gene encoding glutamate-1-semialdehyde 2,1-aminomutase, giving the protein MRSYEKSKAAFKEAQKLMPGGVNSPVRAFKSVDMDPIFMERGKGSKIFDIDGNEYIDYVLSWGPLILGHTNDRVVESLKKVAEYGTSFGAPTEVENELAKLVIDRVPSVEIVRMVSSGTEATMSALRLARGYTGRNKIVKFEGCYHGHGDSLLIKAGSGVATLGLPDSPGVPEGIAKNTVTVPYNDLESVKLAFQQFGEDIAGVIVEPVAGNMGVVPPQEGFLQGLRDITEEYGSLLIFDEVMTGFRVDYNCAQGYFGVTPDLTCLGKVIGGGLPVGAYGGKAEIMEQIAPSGPIYQAGTLSGNPLAMTAGLETLKQLTPESYKNFIKKGDRLEEGISKAAEAHGIPHTFNRAGSMIGFFFTNEPVINYETAKSSDLKLFANYYKGMANAGVFLPPSQFEGLFLSTAHTGEDIEKTIEAAEKVFAEISRG
- the hemC gene encoding hydroxymethylbilane synthase encodes the protein MRTIKVGSRRSKLAMTQTKWVIQKLKEINPSFAFEIKEIVTKGDRIVDVTLSKVGGKGLFVKEIEQALLNEEIDMAVHSMKDMPAVLPEGLVIGCIPEREDPRDALISKNRVKLSEMKEGAVIGTSSLRRSAQLLIERPDITIKWIRGNIDTRLQKLETEDYDAIILAAAGLSRMGWKQDVVTEFLEPGRCLPAVGQGALAIECRETDDELLALFSQFTDEYTKRTVLAERAYLNALEGGCQVPIAGYSVLNEQDEIELTGLVASPDGKIIYKETVTGNDPEEVGKRCAALMAAKGAKELIDRVKQELDEDEK
- a CDS encoding LysM peptidoglycan-binding domain-containing protein; protein product: MKICIVQQEDTIERLCERYEITSQQLIRMNSLALDDELKAGQILYIPQYNNSHA
- the hemB gene encoding porphobilinogen synthase; amino-acid sequence: MSQSFNRHRRLRSSKAMREMVKETRLHPSDFIYPIFVVEGLEGEKAVPSMPDVYHVSLDVLKDEVAELVKLGIQSVIVFGIPEEKDDCGTQAYHDHGIVQEAITEIKKHFPEMVVVADTCLCEYTDHGHCGLVKDGVILNDESLELLAQTAVSQAKAGADIIAPSNMMDGFVTVIREALDKEGFVNIPIMSYAVKYSSEFYGPFRDAANSTPQFGDRKTYQMDPANRMEALREAQSDVEEGADFLIVKPSLSYMDIMRDVKNEFTLPLVAYNVSGEYSMVKAAAQHGWIKEKEIVLEILTSMKRAGADLIITYHAKDAAKWLAE
- the valS gene encoding valine--tRNA ligase, with product METNEQTMPTKYDPAAIEKDRYDFWLKGKFFEAGSDQTKEPYSVVIPPPNVTGRLHLGHAWDTTLQDIVTRMKRMQGYDVLWLPGMDHAGIATQAKVEAKLREEGTSRYDLGREKFLEETWKWKEEYADFIRSQWAKLGLGLDYSRERFTLDEGLSKAVREVFVKLYKKGLIYRGEYIINWDPATKTALSDIEVIYKDVQGAFYHMSYPLADGSGSIEIATTRPETMLGDTAVAVHPEDERYKHLIGKTVILPIANREIPIVGDDYVDMEFGSGAVKITPAHDPNDFELGNRHNLERILVMNEDGTMNENALQYQGMDRFECRKKLVKDLQEAGVLFKIEDHMHSVGHSERSGVVVEPYLSTQWFVRMQPLADEAIELQKKDEKVNFVPDRFEKTYLHWMENIRDWCISRQLWWGHRIPAWYHKETGELYVGLEAPEDSENWEQDTDVLDTWFSSALWPFSTMGWPDVTAEDFKRYYPTDVLVTGYDIIFFWVSRMIFQGIEFTGERPFKDVLIHGLIRDEQGRKMSKSLGNGVDPMDVIDKYGADSLRYFLATGSSPGQDLRFSYEKVESTWNFANKIWNASRFALMNMDGMTYDELDLSGEKSVADKWILTRLNETIEHVTQLADRYEFGEVGRHLYNFIWDDFCDWYIEMAKLPLYGEDEAAKKTTRSILAYVLDQTMRLLHPFMPFLTEEIWQHLPHQGESITVSQWPVAVPEHTDTEAAADMKLLVELIRSVRNIRSEVNTPMSKQVELYIKTSTDEIAARLEANRSYVERFTNPSVLKIGKDIEAVDKAMTAVVSGAEVILPLEGLINIDEEIARLQKEFDKLTKEVERVQKKLGNEGFMKKAPAHVIDEEREKEKDYVAKRDAVQKRMAELKG